In Chlorocebus sabaeus isolate Y175 chromosome 9, mChlSab1.0.hap1, whole genome shotgun sequence, the genomic stretch GATAAGGTCTATGAGGAGTGAAGCTGGGTTAAGGGGGCTGGAGAATAGGGGTGTGACACTGTGTCATACAGGGCCATCAGGGAAGGCCTGACTGGCAGAGccctggaggaggtgaggaaCAAGCAGTGGGCGTCTGGGTGGGCCGACTCCTGGTCTTTGCTTACCTGTGTTACCTGCAGTGTTTTTGATTCTGTAGGTGCATGGTACTCAGTAGGTGCCCTGATGATTTCAGTGCCCGCCCTACTGGGCTACCTTCAGGAGGTTTGCCGGGCACGGCTGCCTGAGTCCGAGCTGATGCGGAGGAAGTATCATAGCGTGAGGCAGGAGGACCTGCAGAGAGTTCGCCTGTCTCGTCCCGAGGCCGTGGCTGAGGTGAAGAGCTTGTGAGTATGGAAGAGAGGCCAGGGAGGTGGGGGAACAGTAACAGCAGCCATGACACTAAGTGCTAGCTTTGTGTGCCAGACATTATATTAGGCAAACCagttatttcatttaaccttttTAACAGTTCTGGGAGGTAGCTAATATTAACATCTTCCATTTATGGGTAAAGAAAAAGGCTGACTTACTTAGCTAGAAAGTGGCCAAGCTGGGATGAGAATCTAGATCTAGCTGTTTTCACAGCTCCTGTTCTTTCTGCTGGAGAGACAGTTTAGGGTCTTGATTAAGCATGTGCATGTATAAgccactgcctgggttcaaatcccagctctcccATTTACTTTCTGTGTAGCattgggcaagttgcttagcctctctgtgtctcaggtttctcatctgttaaaatgGAATGATAACAGGGCTTACTCACAAGGTGGTTGTGAAGATTGAACAGGTGTCTGGTACCGGGGAAGTGTTGCGTAGATACTAGTTATCGCTATACTGTGGAGAAACTTCCTAAACATGACAGAGCTGGTACTTCCGAGGAAGCATTTTAAGACTTGAAAAATACTCATCTAACAACTTCAGTAGCAGTGGGCATTTACCCCTCCCTTCCCTGGAGTGGGGTCTCTGCATTCTCTTGAGATATGCAGTAGGAgcaaaagaagttaaaaacaaatagaTGTCTGGGCCTCACCCCAGAAATTCTGAGTCAGTTTTCTGGAGTGGGGCCTGGatatgtagtttttttaaaaaagactttcttactttgaaatagtttttaatatgtatgcgtgtatacatacatatatatatatgtatatatatatatgtattttttttttttttttttttgagacggaatcttgctgtgttgcccaggctggagtgcagtggcacaatctcggctcactgcaagctctgcctcccgggttcacaccattctcctgcctcagcctcccgagtagctgggactacaggcgtccaccaccatgcccagataattttttgtgtttttagtagagacggggtttcaccgtgttagccaggatggtctcgatctcctggcctcatgatccacctgcctcggtctcccaaagtgctgggattacaggcatgagccaccgtgcccagccgtttttttgagacagagtcttgttatgtcacccaggctggaatgcagatcttggctcactgcagcctcggcctcctgtgttcaagcgattctcatgcctctgcctccagagtagctgggattacagcttctacgtccagctaatttttgtatttttcgtagagatgaggtttcatcatgttggccaacctgTTCTCGAGCttcagcctcaagtgatctgcctgcggcctcccaaagtgctgggattgcaggcatgagccaccgcacccagcctgaaatagTTTTAAACTTAAAGAAGTGCAAGAATAatacaaagaacagccttatgtcCTTTACCCAGATAgaacaattgttaacattttggcgTGTTGGCTTCGTCTGTCTCTCTacatatacatattcttttctttttcctaaaccatttgaaagtaagttgcaAACGTAACTGTTTACCCCAAATACTTCAGCAtttatttcctaagaacaaggacattctcttatATATCCACAGAACTGTAATCAAAATTAGGAAACTTAACATTGATAACTAATGTATAATTCGTAATCAGATTTTACCAGTTATATTAAtaaagttctttttcttcttttcttttcgtttttttttttttttttttttttactttttgagatggggttttgctctgttgtccgtgctggaatgcagtggcatgatcatggcttactgcagccttgacctcctggactcgagtgatcctcctgcctcagcctcctcagtagctgggaccacaggcacatgcaccatgccctgctaatttaaaaaatttttatgtagagatggggtctcactgtcttgcccagtcTGGcttcgaattcctgggctcaagcaatcttcctgcctcagcctcccaaagtgctgggactacaagtgtgcgccagTGCAGGTGGCCTAATAAAGTTCTTTGTATCAGTTTCCCTGATCTGGGATCCAACTCAGGATTATAcatcatgtttaatttttttttatgtttctttagtCTTCTTTAATGTGGAGCAGTTCCTCGGTCCTTGTTTCTTgtgacattgacatttttgaatAGTACAAGCttattattttgtagaatctCCCTCATTTTTGGATCGTTTGGTTTCTTGTGATGTGTCATGTTCAGTGCATCCGTATCAGGAGGCACACGATGTCAGGAAATACTgactttgatcacttggttaaggcaTCCGTACTGTAAATTACCATTTTACTCTTCTTTGGTAGTAATTTGaggggagatactttgagactatgtaaatatcTTGTTTCTCATCAAACATTTACCCACTGCTTTAAAAATCCATTGATGGGTCTTGCCTTAATCAGTTTATTACTATGATGGTTGCAAAGATGATCTTCTAATTattctatttgcattttttttaactgGCTTTCTACTATAAGAAAGCTCTTCCTTCTTATTTattatcagtatgaactcatagatttatattttatttgatgagTTAGAATCTAttactgtcattatttattttgatatcaaATTGTCCTAAATTTGGCCAGTAGGAGCTCTTTTGAGTTGGCTCTTGTTTGTATTGGTCCCTGTCAATTTTGAGTGCTTCCTTACTTTATGGTACAACAGGATGGTCAAATTCATCTTATACTTCCCTGCCGCAGCCCTGAAATCAGCTTGTCTCCAGGTTTCCTGGTTTGCCTTCGGAAACCCAGATCTAGGTTCAGATTGTGCTCATGGCTTCTGTGGTTCAtccatgtttaaaaaaacaacagcCAGAACTCCCCAAGTGAGTCTGTTTGACATCCTAGGTGGAGAATATCATGCCATTTTTTCTGACAGCTGCTGTGTACCTGTGAGGTGGGTCCTctgatcctcattttatagatacagAAGCTACAGCCCTGGAGAAGTTCAGTAGCCTGCCTGACATCAACAGCTAGGAAGAGACCAAAGAAGGAACATTTATACTGTTTCCACCTCAGCAAGAGGCTCCAAAAAGGGGACTGAAATGTAGCTCGGGTGGCTTAGCCAGGCCCGTTTCTCCCATGCTGTCTCAACCCCTTTCTCTTTAAGCATATGGTGAGTGTGTTTAGAGAGATTGACCATCCCTAGCCAACTGTACCTGCAAGGCCCCAGGCTCCACTTCCCAGGGTTTCTGTCCTGCCCACTCACCAAAGCCCCTGTGTCTGTAGCTTGATCCAGCTGGAGGCCTTCCTGAGCCGCCTGTGCTGCACCTGTGAAGCTGCCTACCGTGTGCTGCACTGGGAGAACCCCGTCGTGTCCTCACAGTGAGTGACCCCTCCTCTCCCACCACTACCCTGTTGGAATTTGCAGCTTGAGCCTGAGCAAAGCCAGCTGCCTTGAGAGGACCTCTGCCCCTCCTACCTCAGGGGAAGAGCTCGCCTCCTGGGCTCTTGTGTGTGTATCTGCGCATATGCTTGTGGGCTCTAATGTAGGCTTTTGTTTAGATGCTTTCTTTTATGtgtggtaaaaatattttaataatagaaaaataactcaCCATATAATCCACTGTGCAGCCCAATCTCATATTTGTTTTGCTTGCTAGAATTTGTCATATGCATCTACTTTATGGATGTATAATTTCGTAGCgtatgtttgatttttcttttgttttccacttaTTATATTAAAGATGATTTTCTTTGTTGCTATATAGCCTTtggaattatttataataccaGATTAATATAGATGGCAAATATAATTTATGGAACCATTCTGTTATAGATTTAATCAATTTCTCTTTACTAACCCCATGGTAAACATTTTTATGGATTTAGCTTTAATCTGTTAGAAaatttttcttagaataaattcaAGGATGAAACTACCATATCAAACAGAATGGGTGTTTTTGAGGCTCTTTAATGTGAATAATAGTGATAACTAATGTTTGTTGTCTTCACctggtgccaggcactgctcaaCACGTCCTCTGTGTTATCTCACTCTTACAGTAACTCCATTAGGTAGGCACTATTTCAGTCCCCATCTTACACAGGAAGGGAGCCGTGCCCAGAGAACCAAGAGACTTCTCAGAAtgagaagtggcagagctggattcAATCCCAGTCTGTCTTACTCTAGACTTCAGAGTCTAGACCTTGAGGAGTGATCATGGTTGAACCAGTTCATGTGCCCCCAGCTGACACCACCTCGGCCTCACCAGCATTAGATGTTTGCACCGGTGACTTGTAGTTCTCAGTCTTCATCGCCATTTTCCACTGGTTTGATGAGCGGGTCTTGTCAGTTTATTAATGTGCCCAGAGCTGTGTCTCACCTGGACCCCACTGTGGGTTTGCTCCAAACCCATCTCCTTCTGCTATTACGAATTTCTGATCTTGTGGTTCTTCCCTGTCATCCAGGTTCTATGGGGCTCTTCTGGGCACGGTCTGCATGCTGTATTTGCTGCCACTCTGCTGGGTCCTCACCCTTTTAAACAGCACCCTCTTTCTGGGGAATGTGGAATTCTTCCGAGGTAAGCCCTGGAGGGCCTGACAGGGACGGGGCCCAGGCTGGCTCTGATGGCTAGGCTAGGCTCCGCAGTTCTGTCTCTATAGCTAATTATCAGTTTGCTGTGCTTCCACAGGGGGCAGCACCACACTAGGGTCCTCTCTCATGGGCTCTGTGTCTCTGAGATGTTAGATGAAGCTGGAATCTCACCAGGGGAGGCTGCTACCATTAGGCTCccatctcccctcccttcccaaggcagatgaatcactgCTTATATGATATGATGGCTTCTGGAAGATGAGGGAAGGATGTTTTCCCAAAGCTGCCACCCATCCCCTGGGGTGCAGCCACCTGGAGTTGCTACCACATGTTCTGTGTGATCCCAGAGTACCCGTCTGTTGTCTGGCTTCTAAAGCGCTGAAGCAGTCTGGAGAGGCACTGAGTCACAGAGGCCTGAATCTGTACCTATGTTTGGGTGGTTGCTGTATTTGTTTCCTCCCTGTGGTAGAGTAATTAATTACAGAAGCCATGATTTATTGACCATTTACTACATTTAATCTCTGTAGCCGTCTGGGGCAGGTGGTGGTATCTAAGTTTTGTTGAAGAGGCTCAGGTTAGGTGACTTGCTCAGAGTTAGGAGGGCGAGTCTTTCCCGtagcagagggaggagaggccAGCCAGCCGCAGAAGTGGGTACCCCCAAAGTGCCACTCATGGTGTCTCATTTTTGCCTCCTACCCTGTTCTCCGTTCCCTGGGTAGTTGTGTCTGAGTACAGGGCATCTCTGCAGCAGAGGATGAACCCAAAGCAGGAAGAGCATGCCTTTGAGAGCCCTCCACCACCAGATGTTGGGGGGAAGGGTGGTCCGCTGGACAGCACGCCTGCCCTCACACCCACGGAGGTAAGTGCCACTGTCAGGGCAGAGCCTGCTGTGGCAGCTTGTGGGCCCCCCTGTTATCAGCTTGTTTATGGCTCCTGGGCTGGCCTCTGTTGTAGTTCCTGCTGTTTCCCAGGCCTTATCTCCCCTGAagtgtttaataataataattgcaataaaaacaGCTACTCCGTGCTTCATTGAGTGCTTACCCTGTGTCAGATGCTGCTCCAAGTGCTTTATAGATAGACAGTCACGTCATGGAGTGCAGGTTcgttctttctccttttctttcttttttttttttttgttttaattttttttgagatagggtctccctctgtcacccaggctagagtgcagtggggcaatcacggctcactacaacctccacctcctgggctccggcagtcctcccgtctcagcctcttgggtagctgggatgcaggcatgtgccatcatgcccagctaatttttttgtatttttagtagagatgaggttttgctatgttgcccaggctggtctcaaactcctgggctcaagtgatgtgcctgtcttggcctcccaaagtggtgggattacaggcgtgagccaccacaccaggctggtGTCTAAGACCCCAGCCCTGTGGTTCTAGAGCTCATGCCCTCAACCACTGTGTGATGCGGCCACTGTAGGGCCAGCCATGCTTGTGCTTCCATCTCCCTCACCCTGCCAGGCTAGAGGTTGCTCCTTCCtgtgatttccttctttcttgcagTTGTGCCATTTCCTGGTGTTTTGGGTAGCGTAGATGCTGGCTTGGGGAGGTGGTCCTCTGCCTTAGGGAGCAACACTGCCATCCTTCTCCTTCTGTCATAGAGTCTCTCTTCCCAGGACCTCACACCGGGCAGcgtggaggaggctgaggaggctgagccagaTGAGGAGTTTAAAGATGCGATTGAGGTGGGTGGCCCTTCCCCAGCATCCTCTATTGAGCAGGCCAAAAATTGGGTGGTCCTggagctgttttttgtttttgtttttcaatgtcCAAGTGAGAAGCTAAAACTTGCTGTGAGCTAGAACTGGTTGAAAGGGTGCTACTGAACCCCTCCCCGCTCCTGTTTCTTGTTGAGCCAGCTGTCCTGGGTGCCCAGGGCAAGAGTGGCTCTGGAAGTCTCTGGGTAATGCCCTACTCGGGGAGCAGGATGATTTCTGGCCTTTGCTGGAAACCGTGAGCTTGGTGCCTTTGATATAGGAAAGGCAGCTTTTGAGGAGGCTGCTGCCCTGGGTCTCCGCTCTTCTGCAGAGTGAGTTCCATAAGATGTCCCTTTGccgggcagggaggggaggttgGAGAAAGTAGTTGCGTGGCCAGCTGCTAGGTCGGGGAAGTTAAACAGCCTTCTTGATTTTAGGATGGTGATTCAGACTGGTAGTTTGCAGAAGTTGTTTTATTTGGCATGcaaagtttcaaaataattttttgagccAACGTTTAAATATGGAGAGATTTTTGTTAGAACTGCAGGTTTCCAGTTTCTCTGGCAGCCCTGAGTATGCAGCAGTAGGTGTTGCTAAGGAGCTGCTGTCCCTTATACGCAGGTCACATGTGGCTACAGGTGGTCTTCAACACCCCTGCTGTATCTTGTCGCTGAGATCAAGTGGCAGTTGCCATTTGTCACATTtgcgtttttgtttttcttagagtaggatataatttctctttatttatttctctttgtaaagTGGGAAATTGAGATATAAGAAAAACACCTCATGGATTTCCACTAGGCCTGTGATTTACCCCAGCTCACCTCAATCATACATCAGCCCAGGCCATGCAGGCATTTGGCTTTCTGATGGCTAAAAGGTTGCTCCAAAACTTTGATATATGATTATAGACCGTGAATCTTGGTGGAGGGAATATGTAGAGCAGGGGTTTTCAAGCATTTTTGTTCATGACCTGTGGTAAGGAACACATTTTGCATCTTGACCCAGTTCACACTTAGgtctataaaatatgtaaaacctAAGTGAAACAAAAGTTtcctgaaaatacattttaagggatattttctttccttttttgttctaCTCAAAGACCTACTAAATTAATATCACCCAGTTTGAGAAACAGTAGTACCCagctttctccaaggctgttcgATGCTGGGATCCTCTTTTGGCGGGGGGTGTCTGTCAACGTAACCATTTGGGAAGTGCGCAGAGCTCAGAGCAGTGCTTCCATGCTTCCCTCTGCTTGGGGGCCCCTCCAGGCAGCTTCTTTCTTCTTgctatctttttctctctgttttctctcctcttccccgcaccttgggaggcaggagacccACTTGGTGGTGCTGGTAAGTGGAAGccttggtgggggcaggggctgggctggggtgggtAGCTGAACCGGCTGCTGCGACACCTCGTGGGGGCTGCTGTGCCGGATGCCTCTGCACACAGGTCCCGCAGCCTTGCAAGAGGTGGGCAGGACTGGAAGGAGCTGTTCCCGCAGGAGGATGATGAGGGTGTCCCGTGCCCAGCAGAGGACGAGCTGGCCCTGCAGGACAACGGGTTCCTGAGTAAGAATGAGGTGCTGCGCAGCAAGGTGTCTCGGCTCACGGAGCGGCTCCGCAAGCGCTACCCCACCAACAACTTCGGTTCGGCCAGGGCACAGGGCTGGGCTGGCGGGGGAGTAGGGTGGGACTGCTGGGACTCGGCGGGGGAACACCCAGCCACCGGGGCAGAGTCTCAGAACTGTGGGTATTGACTTGTGACAAAAGCAAGGAGTGAAGGTGTGTCCACGGGACCCTGGGGCGCTAGCAGATGCCCGGCAGGACTGTTGAGGGAGTGGGTGTGGGTTCCTTCTTATCCCTCTGTCCTGATTGGACATTCACTTGTGGGAAGACAAGGAACTCAGTTTGGGAAATGCCATCCCAGGACTGCAGAGAACCGTAATCCTGACAGAACTTCAGAAGGCAGTGTAGCATGATGGCGAGGAACAGAGTGGAGTCTCACCGCTTGCTGCAAATCCCAGCTCAGCCAGGTGTCCTTGAGCAAATTATTTTacaccctgtgcctcagtttccccttctgtaaaagGGGGATCATCATTCtgacctcatagggttgttacaGGTCTCATGTCAAATGAGACAGTAGTACTTATGAAGGGCACAGTGCTGGTTGGTTCATAGTGAGTAGTGGGTGCGGTTAATGTGGGAGGCCCTGGCCCACCCCGTAGGTTCCTAGGATCCTGTCTTGGTCTTTCTGATCCAACTGGAAGCAAGTTGAAGCAAACATTGTTTCTCTGGACATGATAAGAGCCCTGAGTTCACCTCTTCCCAGTCAGTCCTTATTTTACTGAGGGTTGGGGAGAGCGGTCAAGGAAGGCAGCTTTGGAGAAGGGTGGACTTGATGGTTAGCACAGCTTGGAGACCTGGGTTAGATCAGCAGTGTTGGGAGCTGAGCCACGTGACAATTGTGGAGGAAACCTAGAGTAGCTAGGTTGACCTGGGAGCAGCTTGCTCCTGAGGAAGGGCCCTCCTGCCTGCTGTCAGATGGGAGCAGGGGAAGGGGGCAGTACTGTGGGTTCTGGTGTCGAGTTCTAGGGTCTGTGCCCTGGAAGAAGCTTATGGAGTTTATCTTGAGGAATTTAACTCAGGGCCCCCCAGGGTCCTGCCTTCCTACCCCCGCAGCAACCAGCGCAGTTGTTTTCTCAGGATTAGATGTCCTGGACAGGCTCTTTCCTTCTGCTGTGTGAATGTCCCCCAGTTATTcaagatctctttctttttttttgagacaaggtctcaactgtgtctcccaggctggagtgcagtggcatgatgacagctcactgcagcctcgacttcctgggctcgagtgatcctcacagctcagcctcccgagtagctgggactgcaggcatgcagcaccatgcctggctaattttcgattttttttttttttgagatggagtctggctctgtcgcccaggctggagtgcagtggccggatctcagctcactacaagctccgcctcccgggtttaagccattctcctgcctcagcctctggagtagctgggactacaggcgcccaccacctcgcccggctagttttttgtactttttagtagagacggggtttcaccgtgttagccaggatggtctcgatctcctgacctcgtgatccgcccgtctcggcctcccaaagtgctgggattacaggcttgagccaccgtgcccggcctgattttttttttttctggagacggggtcttactttgttcctcaggctggtcttgaactcctgggttcaagtgatctttgtaccttggtcttccaaagtgttaggattttaagtgtgagccaccactcctggcccctttgttttatttatgctgCTGACTGACTTCTGTAGGGCATTCTGTATGTTCAGTGATCTGTTTACCCTCCATACTTGCACTTGTgtgatctcatttcatccttactGTAGGTGTGACAGGAGCAGGCAGTTCTTAAGGGCTCAGAGCAGCCAGGTTCCAGCAGTCCCCAGTAGCACTACACACAAGAAGTATTACTCTGGTCCagcaaataattttctatttctacaacTTCTAAGTAAAGGTACTtagttgttcccattttacagatgagtaaccTGAGGTAAAAACAGTGCTTTGTCCAAAGACTTTAGCCTGGAAATGGCAGAGCTGTGACTCAAATTCAGATCGTCTAATTCGGCTCTTGTGTTCTTTGTACCTCTTCATCCTCCCTCTCCATTTTCCCTTTACCCTCATGTGTGGAGTCCCTTGTTTTATGCCTGTCCCGCTTTTGCATTTGATTTTTGATTTGGATAATCTCTGCCAGCATGGGCAGAGGCCTTTTCAGTTTCCCTCAATGATAGCAAGGGCAGAAAGTGCTTCTTTTCCTAAACCCCTCTTAGCTCCTTATCCTTCAAGACCACtcacttctttcccttttctgaaaTGTTCTCAAGCTCTTTGCCCTGAGGGCAGGTGTAGCAGCTCTGCTCCTGCAGCCTCTGCTCATGGGTCTGGGTCCTGAGAACAGGGCGAGGGGAGCTGCTTTGGGGGCTATCTTTCTCCATTTCAACTGCTACAATGAAATACACTAAGCCGCGTGGCTTTTAAGTAGTGGAAatctctctcagttctggaggctggaagtccaagatcagggtgtcagcaggaTCAGGTTCTGGTGAGGTCCATTTCCATCATCATAGAcagcaccttctcactgtgtcctcacgaGAAGGTGCGAGGGTCACAGCAGTtccctggggcctcttttataagggcactaatcccattcacaagggctccaccctcatgacccagtcacctcccaggGACCCTGCCTTGGGTGTTAGGATTCCACATGTGAATGTTGGGGGACTGTAGCGGGGGCCATTCTGTTTACCCCTGCCCGTGGATGAGGGGATGCATGGGGAGAATGAGGGCAGACTGTGCAGGAGCTTCTCTGTGGCCTCCGTGTGGGAGAGGTCTTGGTGGGGAGGGCCCTCCTTTGTCCTGGAGGCTCCGTGACTGTTGCCCTGGCAGGTCCCACTGGGCCTTAGTGCCCCTGCTCTCATGGCCTCGGTGGCATCATCACATGGTGAGTGAGGATGGGTGAGTCCAGGCCGTTGCTGAGAAGGGGCAGAAAGAGTTGGTAGGTGTTGGAAGGGAACATCACCTGACTGAGGTGCTGTCAGTGCCCAGAGCCCTCCCTGGCTCTGGCCTGTGTGTGGGTTCACAGCTGTCTTACCAGCCCACTTGGCTGTCCTGGGCTGCTTGGCCCTGGCAATCCCATTCAGTTCAGAGGAGCCCTTGGGCACAGGCCAGTGTCAGTCTTTGAGTAGCTCCTTTTGCCTGTCCCATTCACCTGCCTCCCTTGTTaaggagaggctggggcaggctggCTTCCCCAAATTCTTAGTGTAGGGACAGAATCTCGGAGCAGCCAGTTTCCTGGTTTGGCACCAGCAGCAGGCTTGTTCTTCTCTTTCCCTGGCTGATTGACAGAGTGGGCATTTACCTGAAGCGCTTTGGCCTCAGATTTCCCCTGGCTCTAACTCAGGTCTTCCTTTCCCTGAACCTAGGGAGTCTCCTTTAGCAAGAACTTCAGGTGATTTTGGCTGGACAGAGGAAGGGACCCCGTGTAGCCGTCAATAAAGCTTTGGGGCCTTTGTGTGAAAGTGAGGCATGGTGCTCTGTACCTGCCCAGACAGGTGGTCCGGCTGGGTCACAGCAGGACTATGGGCCCCACATCCCAGAAACCTCCTCCTTCCCTGTCTTTCCTCTCCCTTTACACCCTATTGTTGTCTTCTAGCCATTTTCTAAGCTGCCGTTGCCCCTCCACTGTTGCCGGGCACTTGGCCATCCTGGCATCTCTGGTGGTTTAGGCAGGACCTCGCCTTGTCTGCGTCCCCCCATGCCACTCACTGCCTACCACAATTGAGCATTCTACCCTTCCTGTCTTCTCGGAATATGCCTGGCTCTCAGCTTCTCTCCTACAGTCTTCAGAGGACAGAAAGCAGGAGTTTGGGTTTTTAGGAGGAGTTTCTGTCTTTAGCCTGTGGGTGGAGTATTTGTAAGGCGTTGCTCTGGAAAGGGTCGTGTTAGGCAGGTGTCATTTGGGAATGCCTGTGGTCAGGTCCCTGCCAGCTTAACTGGCTTTCCAGGAGTGGATTCTGCTGGGTGCTCCTTGAGTTCTGTTGAACCTGCAGGTGGGGCCACTCAGCTCTGGAAGGGTTCAGGGACTGGTACCTATGTATGGCTGGAGACATCAGTTCTCAGGGGCTATCAGTGTTCTTAGTTTGAGTCCTTCTTTCTGGCTCTGAATCTGGCCTTGCTCCCTGGCTCACTGTGTCCAACCAAGGAGGCTGGGCAGGTGTCCTGAGTATCCCATTTAGAAGCGCCAGGAGCAGGTGAGCGTGAGAGTCCTGGGATGGGCGGGGACTGAGCTGCTGCTTCTGTTTCTCAGGGAACTGTACGGGCTGCTCGGCCACCTTCTCAGTGCTGAAGAAGAGGGTGAGTGTGAGGTTGCATTTGTTGGGGACAGTGTCCTTGGGACTGTCGGGTGGGGAGGAGTTGAGGGGAGTCACTGAGGAAGTCTGGCTCG encodes the following:
- the ZFYVE27 gene encoding protrudin isoform X15, producing MPLCSLLTCLGLNILFLTLNEGAWYSVGALMISVPALLGYLQEVCRARLPESELMRRKYHSVRQEDLQRVRLSRPEAVAEVKSFLIQLEAFLSRLCCTCEAAYRVLHWENPVVSSQFYGALLGTVCMLYLLPLCWVLTLLNSTLFLGNVEFFRVVSEYRASLQQRMNPKQEEHAFESPPPPDVGGKGGPLDSTPALTPTESLSSQDLTPGSVEEAEEAEPDEEFKDAIEEDDEGVPCPAEDELALQDNGFLSKNEVLRSKVSRLTERLRKRYPTNNFGNCTGCSATFSVLKKRRSCSNCGNSFCSRCCSFKVPRSSMGATAPEAQRETVFVCASCNQTLSK
- the ZFYVE27 gene encoding protrudin isoform X14 encodes the protein MPLCSLLTCLGLNILFLTLNEGAWYSVGALMISVPALLGYLQEVCRARLPESELMRRKYHSVRQEDLQRVRLSRPEAVAEVKSFLIQLEAFLSRLCCTCEAAYRVLHWENPVVSSQFYGALLGTVCMLYLLPLCWVLTLLNSTLFLGNVEFFRVVSEYRASLQQRMNPKQEEHAFESPPPPDVGGKGGPLDSTPALTPTEDLTPGSVEEAEEAEPDEEFKDAIEETHLVVLEDDEGVPCPAEDELALQDNGFLSKNEVLRSKVSRLTERLRKRYPTNNFGNCTGCSATFSVLKKRRSCSNCGNSFCSRCCSFKVPRSSMGATAPEAQRETVFVCASCNQTLSK
- the ZFYVE27 gene encoding protrudin isoform X6, translating into MRTQPQSDSRPGSGGGGGGVGGGDFRTCDFRTALAGGAAFGRGGPEETLRGSVALPLLLPEPAVSLTEPAAGMQTSEREGSGPELSPSVMPEAPLESPPFPTKSPAFDLFNLVLSYKRLEIYLEPLKDAGDGVRYLLRWQMPLCSLLTCLGLNILFLTLNEGAWYSVGALMISVPALLGYLQEVCRARLPESELMRRKYHSVRQEDLQRVRLSRPEAVAEVKSFLIQLEAFLSRLCCTCEAAYRVLHWENPVVSSQFYGALLGTVCMLYLLPLCWVLTLLNSTLFLGNVEFFRVVSEYRASLQQRMNPKQEEHAFESPPPPDVGGKGGPLDSTPALTPTESLSSQDLTPGSVEEAEEAEPDEEFKDAIEETHLVVLEDDEGVPCPAEDELALQDNGFLSKNEVLRSKVSRLTERLRKRYPTNNFGNCTGCSATFSVLKKRRSCSNCGNSFCSRCCSFKVPRSSMGATAKS
- the ZFYVE27 gene encoding protrudin isoform X7, which codes for MQTSEREGSGPELSPSVMPEAPLESPPFPTKSPAFDLFNLVLSYKRLEIYLEPLKDAGDGVRYLLRWQMPLCSLLTCLGLNILFLTLNEGAWYSVGALMISVPALLGYLQEVCRARLPESELMRRKYHSVRQEDLQRVRLSRPEAVAEVKSFLIQLEAFLSRLCCTCEAAYRVLHWENPVVSSQFYGALLGTVCMLYLLPLCWVLTLLNSTLFLGNVEFFRVVSEYRASLQQRMNPKQEEHAFESPPPPDVGGKGGPLDSTPALTPTESLSSQDLTPGSVEEAEEAEPDEEFKDAIEEDDEGVPCPAEDELALQDNGFLSKNEVLRSKVSRLTERLRKRYPTNNFGNCTGCSATFSVLKKRRSCSNCGNSFCSRCCSFKVPRSSMGATAKS
- the ZFYVE27 gene encoding protrudin isoform X2 codes for the protein MQTSEREGSGPELSPSVMPEAPLESPPFPTKSPAFDLFNLVLSYKRLEIYLEPLKDAGDGVRYLLRWQMPLCSLLTCLGLNILFLTLNEGAWYSVGALMISVPALLGYLQEVCRARLPESELMRRKYHSVRQEDLQRVRLSRPEAVAEVKSFLIQLEAFLSRLCCTCEAAYRVLHWENPVVSSQFYGALLGTVCMLYLLPLCWVLTLLNSTLFLGNVEFFRVVSEYRASLQQRMNPKQEEHAFESPPPPDVGGKGGPLDSTPALTPTEDLTPGSVEEAEEAEPDEEFKDAIEETHLVVLEDDEGVPCPAEDELALQDNGFLSKNEVLRSKVSRLTERLRKRYPTNNFGNCTGCSATFSVLKKRRSCSNCGNSFCSRCCSFKVPRSSMGATAPEAQRETVFVCASCNQTLSK
- the ZFYVE27 gene encoding protrudin isoform X1: MQTSEREGSGPELSPSVMPEAPLESPPFPTKSPAFDLFNLVLSYKRLEIYLEPLKDAGDGVRYLLRWQMPLCSLLTCLGLNILFLTLNEGAWYSVGALMISVPALLGYLQEVCRARLPESELMRRKYHSVRQEDLQRVRLSRPEAVAEVKSFLIQLEAFLSRLCCTCEAAYRVLHWENPVVSSQFYGALLGTVCMLYLLPLCWVLTLLNSTLFLGNVEFFRVVSEYRASLQQRMNPKQEEHAFESPPPPDVGGKGGPLDSTPALTPTESLSSQDLTPGSVEEAEEAEPDEEFKDAIEETHLVVLEDDEGVPCPAEDELALQDNGFLSKNEVLRSKVSRLTERLRKRYPTNNFGNCTGCSATFSVLKKRRSCSNCGNSFCSRCCSFKVPRSSMGATAPEAQRETVFVCASCNQTLSK